A genome region from Carassius gibelio isolate Cgi1373 ecotype wild population from Czech Republic chromosome A23, carGib1.2-hapl.c, whole genome shotgun sequence includes the following:
- the LOC127944926 gene encoding SLAM family member 5 — translation MWLLILYFICIEVGGDVDDAETVIVMERGVLNLQPGVDDLKGDVQILWSFESGRQNTRVAQMHQGKMYTHYNTQFTGRVQLEQTTGILTISDIRTNQSGLYEALIITSAHITAQRYIVHVYAPVSVPSIRRNSSVSVHQSTGTQHETEDFCSVFCSVKNDRDVSISWYKGSEIVNQNSNPDLSINLSLSLDLHYNDSETYRCTAVNPVSNKSVRLHKKEICSPQEDCLDHCGVTEALVRLVLSGLVGITAVGFLIEHLMLCSSQRRAAASV, via the exons ATGTGGCTTCTCATCTTATATTTCATCTGTATAGAGG TGGGTGGAGATGTTGATGATGCTGAAACAGTTATAGTGATGGAGAGAGGGGTTCTCAATCTGCAACCTGGAGTTGATGATCTGAAGGGAGATGTTCAGATACTGTGGTCTTTTGAAAGTGGCAGACAAAATACACGTGTCGCGCAGATGCATCAAGGGAAAATGTACACTCATTATAACACGCAATTCACTGGCAGAGTGCAGTTAGAGCAAACAACTGGAATTTTAACCATCTCAGACATCAGGACTAATCAGTCTGGACTGTATGAAGCCTTAATCATCACCAGTGcacacatcacagcacagagataCATAGTTCATGTTTATG CACCCGTCTCTGTACCTTCCATCAGGAGAAACTCATCAGTGAGTGTGCACCAATCAACAG GTACACAACACGAAACGGAGGATTTCTGCTCTGTGTTCTGCTCGGTGAAGAATGATCGTGACGTGTCTATCTCGTGGTATAAAGGGAGTGAAATAGTGAATCAGAACAGCAATCCTGATCTCAGCATCAACCTCAGTTTATCATTAGATCTTCATTATAATGATTCAGAGACCTACAGATGTACGGCTGTGAATCCAGTGAGCAATAAGAGCGTCCGTCTTCACAAGAAAGAGATCTGCTCACCACAGGAAG ATTGTCTGGATCACTGTGGCGTCACTGAGGCTCTGGTTCGTCTGGTTCTGTCTGGTCTGGTGGGAATCACCGCTGTTGGATTTCTTATTGAACATCTGATGCTCTGCTCATCTCAGAGAAGAGCTGCTGCTTCTGTGTGA